CAATTTAAACTGCAAATACCTCGGTTTAGCGATTTATTGGCATGagtgaatatttatttattaattgcctGACCAGCAAAAACATACAACTGCTCGACTACTCAAGCTTATTGCAAAAAGGAGTATATTCGTATTCCCATATTAGCCCTTCGCTGTTCTGTGTGCCTTTGCATAAATTACACATCACAAGCATATGCAATTAAAGTGATGACAAGCAGCTTCATTAACAATGCTGCCTTCGTGTGCCTCATTCTGctttaacaacattttgttCGTTCCGAGCAGCAGTAAAAAAGGAGAAGCAGAAGGCAAAAGGACATGCTATCGAGCGGACACTGTGTTGGAATGAATGGCAAAAGGAATACGATGATGGCGAAGCTGAGGCACGTCTGCTTGTGTTTGCCTGCAATGAGATGCTGCAGGTAAGCAAGGCTATAGTCACATCGTGCCAACTACTATACCATATGCTGTAAGCTGTATTCTGTGCTGGATGTTGTATGCTGTGCTGGATGTTGCTGCGTCCGGTGGCATGACCGGGTCAGCCATGCGCAACCCCAAGTTAAACGGGGCGCATGAATCCTTAGACCCTGCGGATTGAATTAAAATTCCCCAGCATGTTAAATATACAGAAGGACACGCTTCACCCTAGACTCTGGTGACATCTGCATAATCAAACGAAGTGAGCTTACATACGAGTATAAATTATAAGCctcgttctcgctctcgctctccattttggtctgtctctctctctccctctctctgtcatATCGACAGCTTGTTGGCCAAGTAATCGCCTCGTTAAAGATTTAGCCAACTCGTGTGCTTTGACTAACTAACATCCGTAAACAAAGCAAACTTTGATTTCGAGTGCAGCTCAAATGAAGcatgtttattgtttattgtaactGCAGAAATATATCTAACTAGCTCGAAGgtgaatttcttaaataaactTTAGTTTGAAATATCTATTATCTTTTGTATTCAATTCAAGTTTCTGCTTTCTTTACAGATGAGAAAGCCACACTCGAGAGTGATCGACTATGAGATAAGCGCTACGTATTttctaaatcaatataccgaaataatacTGAAAGATTTCGGTATATCATTACACTATTGCATACagtaaaaatacaacaaattatcAACCAAAAGCTactttgtaatttaaaattattttacatcTTTATCaactttacaatttttatctggtTGTAATAAAGTTCATATAAACCACGAAGACTGGAATTGTTATTGTATGTCCCAAAAATCGGTTGTCACTGGTTGAGAATTTATATATCTTATGGAGATGCCTCCTCCTGCCTAttatatacttacatatgtacatttatagTACAGTAGGCACAAAGTTTTAAAACCCTTCTCACCAAaaagtagcgggtatacaaatattCACACACGATTTCCTTCATCGTTCTTATATTTGCTtaagaaaactaaaacaaaaatagcaaaggcaaagattaaatttgtattcttCACCCCAAGTTGCTCGTCTTAGTTGCGACAATTGTTCACACGAAAGTTTTGCTTAAGATTGGCATTTAAGTTGGTATTTTATTCGCTGCGAAATGGgttatcaaattattaaaagccATTTCTGTGCTTCGCACGTAATTTGTCTGCCAAAGTTCAGTCAAGTTCATTTGCATATTGCTAAAGCAGCAACTTTGCTTTCTCAACTAgctttttctgcttttgttatttatttaaaatatcttttaGTCAAGGCGTTAAAAATACTTGACATTTTATTAACACATCTGCAGTCTGTAAATAATAAACGAAATCAAGAAATTGTATTGCACATAAATTGAGTGCGCATTATTGtcaaaaatttattgttgaaattgGAAATCAACAGCTGGTTTTGGCAATCGTAATTGATTGTATTCCCATACGATATCCTAATTAGAATCTTATCCTTGCGCAAAGCCAAATGTCACGCCATAAAAGTTGATGCAAAGCTGCACAACAAATTACACACATAAAATTCGCTCGCACACCAAAAAGATAACCATAAACTTTTACAACACGCGCCACCCGCCGCAAAACAAGACACACAAATAACacgaataaaagcaaataaagattattttccatttgatAGGAACATACACAGAGTATAGAAGCATTCGAGCACAGAATGTTGttcatttatgtatttaccCTTGATTAAAGTACGAGTATAGCAAATTGCAAGTGACTTGTCAACAATTGCGAGTGCATGCCGAAGGACACCAACGTCTTCAACAGCTAGCTAGAATGCCCAAAATCCTAAGACCAATGTCAGAAACCAAAACccaaaaccaaagccaaagcctgCTAAACTGGCGAGTGGAGACAACCTTCGCAATAACGAGCATGACCATCATTATGTTGTGCTTCGCTGTCAAAGACGCCCAGTTGGCATAACAGGCACTTCCGGTGTGCATGCAATTCAAACAGCAGTTCGCCATGTTTCTGCTGTCGCCTGTGGCCATCAACAGCTATGTGaaaacagccacagcaacagcagcagtaacaacaacaacaacaatgacattAACAACCAAGCCATCGCTGAGGTTTGTGGTGATGTCCACTGAGCGAGTGGTTCACGTTGTCTAATCTCCTTAATTGATTGATACGAAGATATGAAAGAGATGTAGGATTATTAAATTGCACATAAAAGCAAGTACTATTGAATATATGGAATatgtattcaaataaatattttgtaattaaatgaattatattaaaataaatatacaaaaaaaagaaaaaacaaaatatgtgtaataTTGACTCTTTATATCCAAATCTAAATACAAAAGCGTTTGATTACAATacatatttagtttaatattatgatctgttaaatacatatattgtgaccgcatttttttcatttaactaGACTATCCGATGCTTCATTTAACATCCTATTACACATATGTAGCTTAACAGTTCTTAATTCTACTTATGTTAATGTTACAATATCACTATCCCTCCCATACAATAATGTATCTAGTACTGCCAGCCTGTTAcaatatgtatagtatatactatataaaaaaatattttattttattcaagaAAACTTCAAgtgaaatacttaaaatttaaagttcTTAAGAACTATGGGAAGGTGTTTATTTTCAGtacatttaaagaaataaatctataaatgaaatataaaaaaaactagtCTTGTggataaaattaaaactagtttatatattattaatttcattatatatttataaatatgctGTTACCCGaatatttcactttaattaaaaaatttctgAGGGAGTTATAAAGTAGACTTTATTTTACTGAggtcaaataaatattataaatatatattatatatgtatatttcaaCATCTTTTTCTTTAACTATAATtatatctttttcttttactatACTAACAAAGAAGTTGGCATATTTATAGagtaaaaagtattttaattattttttaatagaaattttttggaataaaatttaaactgTCATACTATTTAGCTACATTAACTTGCAGAACTGTAGTACTATAATAAGTATAGTTGTTATACTactactttaaaataaatattatttttaaataaagcactcttatataaataaataaatttggcTAAACTACGTACACTAACTTTGCAACTTtctcattttaaaatatgataaattaagtatattacgtatacgcaaacATATTCCTAATTGACAAAATACCTTAAGATGCCCTTTGATTTCGAATCTTATTTGGGTGCTCATGTTATCTAGGCTTTCCCCCAATTAATTGCCAAAATATGCTAAACACTGACAAGCCTGCTTATTATTAGTACAAGAGCAAGTACAAGACGAGGAAACCACAAAGCCAAGTGACCCAGAAGTTGAGCACAAGCACAAGTTGTAAGGAACCAAACAAGCAGATAGCCTAAGGATTCAAGGAATTCTGAGagcatttcaatatttgttgtttcaattGTGCTCATTAGGCGCAGTTGGCAAGCTGTGGCCTAAGCTGATCATGACCACTAATTAATTTAGCAATTCAGCAATGTGTTGACCAAGTTGTGAATGTGGTCAAGACAATGTGAAGACACTGCTGCAATCCAATGAGAGaattcaaacattttaaatccATTTTTATGTTCAATGAAATGTGCTTTAAAATTCGTTTATTATATGttaaaaaggaaataataatagCCAATGATAATGTGCATTTTatattggaaaatataaatatattagacatattgaatattaaacatttatattatgattttgaaattcgaaaatgtataacaaaagaaaaatccCATTTGCATATGCAATGATAATgtgcatttaatattaaacattatttgCATGATTcgaaattaaacatttatattgTGATTGTGTGGAATTGGAACATTTATATTATGTGCGGAATAAATAATTCTAAATTCTTGGTATGACAATGGATATGTGGcattaaacataattaaacaatattttcaattattgaaaAGTCTTGGGTTTGCCGTTAAACGGCCGGgtgtcttttttttgtgtatgtgtgtgtcgaAAAAAACTTGAGAATACTTTATTGATATTTCGGTTGCTTGGGTTTGCGACGTGGAGGTCGAACCGCTGTCCTAAATGGAGATTCATCGCCATCGCCTAGGCTGGAGGAGCTCTCTCGGCCTACAATCTGTCTTAGCAGCTGCTTCTGTTCCTCAAACTCATTGAAGAGCACTTGAAACTGATCTGGAATTGGCAAAGAAAGAACTTCATTCAAAGTTTTCAATACTCATACCACAAGCTACCCGATAATATGGCCATCTCTTGCCTCATCGTATCTACAAAAAAGGAAAGTTAAAGATTATTATGGTAACTTTACATCCTAGATAGATTTACTACCTCTAATGTGTGCCAGTAACTTCTCGTTATCCATACAGGAATCGCAGTGAATACTTGTCTTTGGGCTATCTCCTACCATATCTCTTAaagatatttaataaaaatataatattagtgcaaataaataaatattattcgaATTTTTGTACACTttctaatttcatttcatttactcaaaattgcataatttgttttgattacaaaattatacaaGTTTGAATTTCgttcgtttatttttatagagatttatattgatttgattttcttattgtttatAGTTTTACATGATGCTCCCTTGTTGTTGAGTATTACAAGCATTTACACACACTTCTTAAAGCCTTTATACCAGTGATGACTTAAAACAAAGATTAAATATGTTAGTTACAAGCAATTTGAGTATTCAGCTTCTTAATCCTAATGATTCTTACTTAGCACAatgaaacttaattaaaaactaaattatttctATTGAGTACAATTTGTCTCGATTGGTTTTTAAGGTGTTTTTGTCTCGTTTTATATTATGACCAAACTACGCTGTGTTTATTTcatgtaatatttataaatatgcattattaatatttataaatatttcgcCGCTCGCATTTGCTCCCGATCGCAATGAGATTTTTTGATCGGTACCCAGGGGAACACCACGGGAAGGCCATTACAATGGTAATGGggtcacccacacacacacatacacgcgtATCTTTTGGTGACCTACGAGTCGACTTGAGCTGCTCCAAAGCAGCTCCCAAGTTCCCCAAAGTGAAAACTGTGTAAATGCACGAagaggaaaataaataattaatcaatactaacatttgaaatagaaattatacatttttaaacgAGTCAAGAaacttatttgaaattaagttttttctgctttttttttattatttagacAGCTATAAAACTATCACAGTGTCAGCACTGATTCTTAACCAAAGGCCCAAAATAGACAGCCATGGTGCCATTGAAACGCTTTCAGgctaataataatttggtgCACTTTGTCGAAATCTAGGGATATAGTACGCTTTGCTTTTATgttttctaattaatttcAGCAAATTGGCACAGGTGCACTTTTACACTGGCACAATTATAATATGTTTAACGACCGTTTGGaacttttataaataaaaatagttcgaaatttatattatattgttaataatacaaaaacgTATAACATTAATAAGCAGTTTTAGCTacatattaaacaaaattatgcaacaagtattaattttatagcacgaaattaattatttgtattattgccTTTGGAACGGAAGATAtccaatatttgtttttatttaatagttcGCCAGCACACccaaaatattcaattaacaCGGATaggtttaaaaaaaaagtaatatatgaagttttagaaattttcataaaagtCTGTATAAATGCGTTGTAATAATTTTCAACCGCTCGATCTAAACGCACGAAACGAATTAAAATTCTCAAATCAGGGAATTTATAGCAAACTAGTCGCTAGTCAGCGATACATCaagagaaagcgagagagcgagaaagagagctCCGCATCCAACGAAAAAAAAGGGCCAAACATTTTTGCACTCACAGATAAAAAGTACGCGCTACAAAATTCCGCCCACCTGGCACTTGCAGCTGTTGCTTCCCACTATTTTGGCCTTTTGCGAAAATTGTAGTTTACTCAACGAACTGCCTGTGAAATGGTTAATATGGGCAAGCATTAGTACAAGCATTCGCCACCAGAAGCgttttaaaaatgtacacTATGGTGAATATAAATAACTGAACAAGTGGATTGCATGTGACTGTTGGTGCATAACTTCGCTAAGCAAATTAGTATTCAATACAAACGCTAGGGGCGCTGTGTAGCGGCTGGCTGGTCACAAATTGTGACTCACAATAGATATCGCAGCATTGGCTGAAACCTTGTTGGTGAAACATTTTCTCCGCTGAAACGTTGTTAGTGAAACATTTTCACCGTTGCTAGTCAACACTCAAACGACAGTGGTGAACTTTGCTACTTAGTAAACGAATACCTAAACGACAAAATAAGAGACAGCAAAATTCCTCGCTCAACTCGTATTTTTTATAACACCCACAAATTCCACGCCCACAGTGACATTGATACCAAAAGCCTCTATTAACATTGTTGAGCTCGTTTCGTGTTAATCTGTTGCATGGATAAAATCACGCCTCAAAAAGAaaggcgacgacgacgagttgTGTCATCATCAACCAGACACGTTTTTTGCCCACATTCTCCTGCTTTTTCTATTCGTTGACTGGgcttatttaatattgaattcaaaataatatttgtgctGTCACAGTAAAAACAACATTGTTGCCACATTTCTGATTGAAAGTTGAAAGACACGCCCCATGACTTAAGCTGTTTGCGTGACGAAAAAGGATATGTTGATTGAGCTTTGCTTATATACTAAGTATTATCTATAAATACTCAAATTTCATTGAACTCGCTAAGGAAAGGTGTGAAGAGCAGACATTTGACACATtccataaataaactaaatatttttctttctaaATCAGCTTAGACAACTGGATTGAAGTTCAAAAGCTAAAAGAATCACTGTGAAAAATAGAGTATTAACAATTTAAGTTCCCTATTGAATCTTTTCTTAAAGCCTAAGGCAAGAAAAACGGAATTGCAAACCTATTCACTCTCCTTTCTTCAACAAGGCTTTCTATATGTTTTATTAGGCGTCACTCGATACATCACTTTAATATCATTCTCTGGTAATAATAGTTTTCTAGAATTAACTTCACTCACATTTCAGTTTTCAGTAGTTAATCTTAAAGTTATTTAgtcacaaatatttaatgacaGGCCTAGGCACAACTGAAACGCATTTTTCTTACACATTCCACAGCGTCAACTTGACAGCTGTGAATGtggcaacaacgacagcaacatgAACACGAGTCGCCCCACAGGGAGACACTTAACATCCATattatgcaaaaatttgagGTGGGCAAGTGGAATAAATCTTAAAGTCGTGTCAAAAGCAAGTGAGATTTACATAGTTTGTAAAGATTGTGTCATTTAGGCTTTGTCTTAGAAGTGATATTATctatttaaagaattaaaaatgAGATTCtaattatagaaattaaacTTGCGAATATTATATAATGTATCGTTGCTGGCAAAATATTGTTATCGGTTATCTTCACTGTAATCTCATATATCTTTCTTTATCGTCCTAGTAAACTTCATTATCTTTACTGTCCCACAATGTACTCACTGAGGCTGTAAATTAGATTGTGATAATCAGCATGACGAGTTTTATTGCCGTTAGCAATAAACTAATTAGTTGTGTCTAGCAAAGAGacacaaaattatatacacaatatgctaaaaataaagtgaaattattccattttttcaattaaatgaatccaaattattaaatatattggaCCTTAACTATATGTATACATctgaaatttttaaagtaattacaTTTGTATTGCCATTTtctaaattcataaatatgcatattatttaatatttttgttgtggtttctTTTTGCAATCAGTGAAAGTGAAACCTGTCTCGACTCTGTTTTCTAATCATCTCATAATATTCATTCTTTTCTCCAGCAAACGTCACGTTATGCCAGCTGAAACggcatctgtgtgtgtgtgtgagtgtgtgtgtgttatccCAAAGACAACACAGCCATTAAGGGCAATTACAAGTTGTCTGGTCCGACTTGGGAACCCCTTGTCTCtatgaaattcaatttcacaGATGTTTTTCTCTAAGAATGTGACAAAATGAaatggcaataacaacaaactaaGTGAGTAGACCACAAGCAGTCTCCAGATATTAATTACTTAGAATAGTGAATAGAAGAACCGTACGTCTGGGAGAGATTAGCATGTGAGTAAAGCTCACAAACAAAGCGAATGACATGTTAcatcaaatgaaaacaagtaaaaatgaaagaaaaacaacagcaagcagcaaaaaagtaaataaacaagaatgaaaatggaaatgaaaacaaaatgcagcaacaTGAAAAAATAGACTACTAAAGCAATAAGAACAGAGATAGCGAAATTGATCGACTAAAAAATGCGCTATACTGAATAATTGAAGTCGAAGAACGCTAGATGGCTAAAACGATTTTGAGAAGACATTTCGACACGAACGCTAGATGGCGACAGTGATTTTTAGGAGCTATTTATTTCTGTGGCAGGCAGCGCTTATCTTACTTCGACTTTCTGCATCGTTGCAGTATAACATACCCCATTTTATTGGCCCTTTTAAGACGCACAGGGTATAGGAAAATAAGTAGAAAAAATCGGCAAACTCAGCGGTCACGTAGCGAAACGAAAGCGAAGACCAAACAGAGCAGtcaacggacagacagacaacgCGGACCGATCAGAGACGTTCTAATGAGAAAGCTGACCAGAAACTATGGTTTTTCGGCAACCGAAAACCCCAAAAACGAGATGCATGTAGGTGAAGCGGGACAGCAGggggtggcggtggcggtatCTCAATCTCAATTGGCAAGAAAGTGAGAGCAGTGTTCGAGCTGCATTCGAACAGCATGCGAATGAGTCTCTAGAAGATACGTGTTGCGACGGGgcgacaacaaaacaaaagccaaacgCTGACCGAGCAGTGGCAACATTTCCATGGAAACTGTCAGAACGCCAACAACTGCTGCATCGATGCTGCCAACGCTTTTgccaatgctgctgctctgtggCTCAGTCATCAGGTAAGCCAAGATAATCTTCAGCCACACCTCAGAAAACACCCAAACTCATCATTGAACTCAGCTCACCAATGGATAAACGCGAGCTGCAAATGCTGGAGATGATGCGCAACATACTCGGAGTGGACAGCCCCGATTTGGCAAGTGGACGTAACCAACGCTCGCATCCCATGCTGTTTGCCAACTCCGTGCCATGTGAAGACAGCTTGCCGGAGGACACCAACGATAGTTTCAACTTCTTCGACGAAGATCTGGATGATAGCGACGAATGCAATGATTTTGGACGCCCTTGTGAAGAGCCGAAGCCACCTCTTGAACCGTGTCCCAATCCCTTGGTGCCCATGGATCATCCGTGCTTTGTGCGTGTAATTGTGCTGCGGACACCTTTAATGCGACACGATCCGTGCACAAATTTTACCTTGGCCATGCAAGCAACGAGCACAACTAGCACGACAGCGAAACCGAAAGGCCGCAAGTGCAAGCCAAAGGTGAAGAAAGCGaagcccaagcccaagccGGAGCAGCGTTTGGCTAGCGTGAACAACATTAACAGCACAAGCAGCTCCACAAGCTCCAGCACCTCGACAACAACCAGCACTGTGAGCACCAGCATTGAAACGACAACCGAGCTGCCAACCACAAGCTCAACAGAGTCAGAAACCAGCCCGACAACAACTGAGGAGCCTCCCACAACAACTGAGAtgactacaacaacaacaacagaagagcccacaacaactacaactacagcaacaatcacaacaaGCAGCACTACTCCACTGACTAcgccaacgacaacaacaacaaccgagaGCATCGTCTACTCACGCAACAATCAACTCAAGTCCTTGCGCGGCAGACGCCGCAAGCAGGGCCGACGACGTCCGAGTGTGCCGGATGCGCCCAGAATTAAATTGGATGGCGCCATGCAGTCCAGCGATG
This DNA window, taken from Drosophila nasuta strain 15112-1781.00 chromosome 2L, ASM2355853v1, whole genome shotgun sequence, encodes the following:
- the LOC132798385 gene encoding uncharacterized protein LOC132798385 isoform X1 → MTMCITVSRDMVGDSPKTSIHCDSCMDNEKLLAHIRDTMRQEMAILSDQFQVLFNEFEEQKQLLRQIVGRESSSSLGDGDESPFRTAVRPPRRKPKQPKYQ
- the LOC132798385 gene encoding uncharacterized protein LOC132798385 isoform X2 — its product is MENVGDMVGDSPKTSIHCDSCMDNEKLLAHIRDTMRQEMAILSDQFQVLFNEFEEQKQLLRQIVGRESSSSLGDGDESPFRTAVRPPRRKPKQPKYQ
- the LOC132798385 gene encoding uncharacterized protein LOC132798385 isoform X3 encodes the protein MVGDSPKTSIHCDSCMDNEKLLAHIRDTMRQEMAILSDQFQVLFNEFEEQKQLLRQIVGRESSSSLGDGDESPFRTAVRPPRRKPKQPKYQ
- the LOC132793732 gene encoding mucin-17, with the protein product METVRTPTTAASMLPTLLPMLLLCGSVISSPMDKRELQMLEMMRNILGVDSPDLASGRNQRSHPMLFANSVPCEDSLPEDTNDSFNFFDEDLDDSDECNDFGRPCEEPKPPLEPCPNPLVPMDHPCFVRVIVLRTPLMRHDPCTNFTLAMQATSTTSTTAKPKGRKCKPKVKKAKPKPKPEQRLASVNNINSTSSSTSSSTSTTTSTVSTSIETTTELPTTSSTESETSPTTTEEPPTTTEMTTTTTTEEPTTTTTTATITTSSTTPLTTPTTTTTTESIVYSRNNQLKSLRGRRRKQGRRRPSVPDAPRIKLDGAMQSSDALPVFQSTEVSELRSRPETTTKPNDLETTTPECVEETDEVEAEPERKAADNETEELVSGSEDCEDAEDQDTNLCPQFSAPEEPANMRLPPASRYRKPVKNYVEPILYEGQGFAKPRQRIGMLQPQRRDYYVSNKQIMPRPRPKYREPVPHSIYMNNIIRGVKCSDEVPGHQHSNPHPHPRRYRNGKPTGPTQRGWLSRRHGPGYAPAGLQPTSNGHIRQRPNPLYGLSSAEDLDSYGHDSEYYDDASAERLNWPREHHAPGSSSSPTVDPCQAEHRQERERERARELEREHDRERDNDHMLQYPQPVAPRFFT